From one Salinibacterium hongtaonis genomic stretch:
- the lpdA gene encoding dihydrolipoyl dehydrogenase → MPEQNFDLVILGGGSGGYAAALRAVQLGSSVALIEKNKLGGTCLHVGCIPTKALLHSAEVADVARESAKYGVNASLEGIDIAGVTAYRQEVVSSKFKGLTGLIKMRGITVIEGEGKLVAPNAVEVAGNRYVGKNVILATGSYSRSLPGLEIGGRVITSEQALELDFVPKKVAVLGGGVIGVEFSSVWKSWGADVTIIEALPHLVPNEDEAISKQFERAFRKRGINFKVGVRFQGVTQNDDGVVVTLENGETIEAELLLVAVGRGPSTAGLGFEEAGITMDRGFVLTNERLATNVPGVYAVGDIVPGLQLAHRGFQQGIFVAEEIAGLNPVVISDTNIPKVTYSDPEVASVGLSEAKAKELHGADNVSSYDYNLAGNGKSHIIGTSGLIKVVRVNDGPVVGVHMIGARVGELIGEAQLVVNWDAHPEDVAPLIHAHPTQNEALGEAFLALAGKPLHAV, encoded by the coding sequence GTGCCCGAACAGAACTTTGACCTAGTAATTCTCGGCGGCGGAAGTGGCGGCTACGCCGCTGCCCTGCGCGCAGTGCAGCTCGGATCTTCCGTAGCTCTCATCGAGAAGAACAAGCTCGGCGGCACGTGCTTGCACGTCGGCTGCATCCCCACGAAGGCGCTCCTTCACTCGGCAGAGGTCGCCGATGTCGCACGCGAATCCGCCAAGTACGGCGTGAACGCGAGCCTCGAGGGCATCGACATCGCCGGTGTGACCGCCTACCGGCAGGAAGTGGTTTCCAGCAAGTTCAAGGGACTCACCGGCCTGATCAAGATGCGTGGCATCACCGTTATCGAGGGTGAAGGCAAGCTTGTCGCCCCCAACGCCGTTGAGGTAGCGGGCAACCGCTATGTCGGCAAGAACGTGATCCTCGCTACGGGTTCTTACTCGCGCAGCCTTCCCGGTCTGGAGATCGGCGGGCGCGTCATCACCTCGGAGCAGGCCCTCGAGCTCGACTTCGTTCCGAAAAAGGTAGCCGTCCTCGGCGGTGGCGTCATCGGGGTCGAGTTCTCTAGCGTGTGGAAGTCGTGGGGTGCCGACGTCACCATCATCGAGGCGCTCCCCCATCTCGTCCCCAACGAAGACGAAGCCATCAGCAAGCAGTTCGAGCGCGCATTCCGCAAGCGCGGCATCAACTTCAAGGTTGGCGTGCGCTTTCAGGGCGTCACCCAGAACGATGACGGCGTTGTCGTCACCCTTGAGAACGGCGAGACCATCGAGGCCGAGCTTCTGCTCGTTGCCGTTGGTCGCGGACCGTCGACGGCGGGTCTCGGTTTCGAAGAAGCCGGCATCACCATGGACCGTGGATTCGTCCTCACCAACGAGCGGCTCGCCACGAACGTTCCCGGCGTCTACGCCGTCGGCGACATTGTTCCCGGGCTGCAGCTCGCACACCGCGGGTTCCAGCAGGGCATCTTCGTGGCAGAAGAGATCGCCGGACTCAACCCGGTCGTGATTAGCGACACGAACATCCCCAAGGTCACGTATTCCGACCCCGAGGTCGCCTCTGTCGGGCTCAGCGAGGCAAAGGCCAAGGAGCTGCACGGCGCGGACAACGTGTCGAGCTACGACTACAACCTCGCCGGCAACGGCAAGAGCCACATCATCGGCACGTCCGGCCTCATCAAGGTCGTTCGAGTTAACGACGGCCCCGTCGTCGGCGTCCACATGATCGGCGCGCGCGTGGGCGAACTCATCGGCGAAGCTCAGCTCGTTGTGAACTGGGATGCGCATCCCGAAGACGTAGCCCCGCTCATCCACGCACATCCCACGCAGAACGAGGCGCTCGGAGAGGCCTTCCTGGCCCTCGCCGGCAAGCCCCTCCACGCAGTCTGA
- a CDS encoding protein kinase domain-containing protein codes for MTFIAGYRTLRRLGAGDRCEVWLGRPLADQSGGEAGSIVGKADDAEFGSDLVALKVFRPEVPAASIDSELRVLLRLDHPHIVPVLDVATTAALAPCLVLPRYEPGGLTRLLSAREALHIGEVVTVVAPLCSAISEMHDALVSHGSIGVGSVLLSEDGAPVLVGFGSAKEIDGRRPATPAVLASDKDFRGDRLALSALTRVLLGKVVGERGAGGLEDWLASDATASPAFAAELADRLFDLADPSPVSYTDRAPDAARARPLELRGQMSATISREAEEHRDGLHLRFLGVPGSLADAADVAVDSVVRAARAAWQALALVRRRYFLLGSVAVLCGALAVGLLVADQEDAETAADESAAVVPAEALPRQEAPAEDRGTVDGADAPPNLDSAAILSGDDAAAAGVELLRVRSACIAEGSVTCLEAIVHGESPVLLSDAETIMATQRGEASRTDRGSQPWAPNALELVDQMGSAVLLREPAVSQSDANQLGAGAEPGYSHTASLLIVRSEAVWKIRDIYEI; via the coding sequence ATGACTTTCATCGCCGGGTATCGCACGCTTCGACGCCTCGGCGCGGGGGACAGGTGCGAGGTCTGGCTGGGCAGGCCCCTGGCCGATCAATCCGGAGGAGAAGCCGGCTCCATCGTCGGTAAGGCCGATGACGCAGAGTTCGGTTCCGACTTGGTGGCTCTCAAAGTGTTTCGCCCTGAGGTGCCTGCGGCCAGTATTGACTCAGAACTCAGGGTGCTGTTGCGGCTCGACCATCCGCACATTGTGCCTGTCCTCGATGTTGCCACCACGGCTGCGCTGGCGCCCTGCCTTGTGCTTCCGAGGTACGAGCCCGGCGGCCTCACTCGTCTGCTCTCGGCGCGGGAGGCCTTGCACATAGGCGAGGTTGTCACCGTGGTTGCGCCGCTCTGCAGTGCGATCAGTGAGATGCATGATGCGCTCGTCAGCCACGGTTCGATCGGTGTGGGCTCTGTGCTGTTGAGTGAGGATGGCGCTCCCGTCCTTGTGGGTTTTGGTTCCGCGAAGGAGATCGATGGCCGCCGTCCTGCGACCCCCGCAGTGCTGGCATCTGACAAAGACTTCCGCGGAGACCGGCTCGCTCTCTCCGCCCTGACAAGAGTGCTCCTCGGCAAAGTCGTAGGGGAGCGCGGGGCCGGTGGCCTCGAAGACTGGTTGGCATCCGATGCCACGGCAAGTCCTGCATTTGCCGCAGAACTCGCCGATCGGTTGTTTGATCTCGCCGACCCCTCGCCGGTGTCGTACACAGACAGGGCGCCGGATGCCGCGCGAGCACGGCCTCTCGAGCTTCGCGGGCAGATGAGCGCCACCATCAGTCGAGAAGCAGAGGAGCACCGAGACGGCTTGCACCTACGGTTTTTGGGCGTGCCCGGTTCTCTTGCGGATGCCGCCGATGTTGCGGTGGATTCGGTTGTGCGGGCCGCCAGAGCCGCATGGCAGGCACTCGCCCTTGTTCGCCGACGGTACTTCTTGCTCGGCAGCGTCGCCGTGCTGTGCGGAGCGCTTGCAGTCGGGCTCCTTGTCGCGGACCAGGAGGATGCCGAGACGGCGGCAGACGAATCCGCCGCGGTGGTGCCCGCGGAAGCTTTGCCTCGTCAGGAGGCGCCGGCGGAGGACCGCGGCACTGTTGACGGTGCTGACGCCCCGCCGAATCTCGACTCGGCGGCCATTCTCAGCGGCGACGATGCCGCAGCAGCGGGTGTTGAGCTACTGCGGGTTCGCTCCGCATGCATTGCGGAGGGGTCGGTGACGTGCCTCGAAGCGATAGTGCATGGCGAGTCGCCCGTTCTCCTTTCGGACGCCGAGACGATTATGGCTACTCAGCGAGGCGAGGCCAGTCGTACCGACCGGGGCTCCCAACCATGGGCTCCGAATGCCCTTGAGCTTGTGGATCAGATGGGGTCGGCGGTGCTGCTTCGCGAACCAGCAGTCTCGCAATCAGACGCGAACCAGCTCGGTGCCGGGGCGGAGCCTGGATACAGTCATACGGCCTCGCTCCTGATAGTCAGGAGCGAGGCCGTATGGAAGATCCGCGATATCTACGAAATCTAG
- a CDS encoding leucyl aminopeptidase, giving the protein MTVPQLTITTDNPLSIDSDVLVLGVLSTPDGAALAVDTAEYASIGAALEAVGATGSRDQLIRLPSIGGSARSVALVGLGVSEPNSQALRYAAGAAVRLLGGVETVTFHFPVASDEDLDAILEGAAIAAYSFTRYRAASLDKEKNPPSAITVVGESTNSDAIVARAQAIADAIHLVKDLVNTPPIDLFPQSFADAAIEAVASDGIDVTVLDEQGLSEGGYGGILGVGMGSARPPRMVRLEYSPAGATRHLALVGKGITFDSGGLSLKPAASMVGMKYDMTGAATVLAVVRAASRLRLPVKITGWLCLAENMPSSTALRPNDVITVRGGTTVEVLNTDAEGRLVLADGLVAASEEMPDAIIDVATLTGAAIVALGNRYVPMMGDENLLARISKVADQVDEKVWPMPMPDELRPALNSDVADLANARIGNSAGGMLLASVFLREFIGTADGAETRIPWAHLDIAGAANNSGGAYGFTGKGPTGVTVRTLVALAQEFGQA; this is encoded by the coding sequence ATGACCGTTCCCCAGCTGACAATCACCACAGATAACCCACTGAGCATCGACTCCGACGTGCTCGTGCTGGGAGTGCTCTCGACCCCGGACGGCGCAGCTCTGGCCGTAGACACCGCCGAGTATGCCTCCATTGGTGCAGCGCTGGAGGCCGTCGGCGCGACCGGCTCCCGCGACCAGCTGATCCGGCTTCCTTCGATAGGAGGGTCTGCCCGCAGCGTTGCCCTCGTGGGGCTCGGTGTTTCTGAGCCCAACTCGCAGGCACTGCGGTACGCGGCCGGAGCGGCCGTACGCCTGCTTGGCGGCGTGGAGACGGTGACGTTCCACTTCCCCGTGGCCTCGGATGAGGATCTCGATGCCATTCTCGAAGGTGCGGCCATTGCCGCATATTCGTTCACCCGTTACCGGGCTGCGTCGCTAGATAAGGAGAAGAACCCGCCCAGCGCGATCACTGTTGTGGGCGAATCGACCAACTCAGACGCCATCGTCGCCCGCGCACAGGCGATCGCCGATGCCATTCACCTGGTGAAGGATCTGGTCAACACTCCCCCCATCGATCTCTTTCCGCAGAGCTTCGCCGACGCCGCGATCGAGGCAGTGGCCTCGGATGGCATCGACGTGACGGTGCTCGACGAGCAAGGCCTCTCCGAGGGCGGCTACGGCGGCATCCTCGGCGTTGGCATGGGCTCCGCTCGCCCGCCGAGAATGGTGCGTCTTGAGTACTCCCCCGCCGGCGCCACACGGCATCTCGCCCTCGTAGGCAAGGGAATCACCTTTGACTCCGGCGGGCTGAGCCTCAAACCTGCGGCGTCGATGGTTGGCATGAAGTACGACATGACGGGGGCCGCAACGGTGCTCGCGGTGGTTCGTGCGGCATCCAGACTCCGCCTGCCCGTCAAGATCACGGGGTGGCTGTGCCTCGCCGAAAACATGCCATCGTCGACGGCGCTTCGGCCGAACGATGTAATCACGGTGCGTGGTGGCACCACTGTTGAGGTGCTCAACACCGACGCAGAAGGCCGTCTTGTTCTGGCCGACGGACTCGTTGCCGCAAGCGAAGAGATGCCCGATGCCATCATCGATGTCGCGACCCTCACTGGCGCAGCGATCGTGGCACTCGGCAACCGATACGTGCCGATGATGGGCGACGAGAATCTGTTGGCACGGATCAGCAAAGTCGCGGATCAAGTCGATGAGAAGGTCTGGCCAATGCCCATGCCCGATGAGCTGCGTCCGGCGCTCAACTCTGACGTGGCCGATCTCGCCAACGCTCGAATCGGCAACTCCGCGGGCGGCATGCTGCTCGCTTCGGTGTTCCTCAGGGAGTTCATCGGCACTGCAGACGGCGCGGAGACGCGCATCCCCTGGGCGCACCTTGACATCGCAGGCGCCGCGAATAACTCAGGGGGCGCTTACGGATTCACGGGCAAAGGTCCGACCGGCGTCACGGTGCGAACACTTGTCGCACTGGCACAGGAATTCGGCCAGGCATAG
- a CDS encoding DUF4191 domain-containing protein, which translates to MARRDKSAPKTPKEPGRIKQMYQVFKMTKRYDPSSVWWMLLAFVGPLAAVVVTGIFISGNNVFGLILWIISGLLAGLLVFLIVLSRKAERAAYSQIKGQPGAVGAVLKSSLRRGWTASEIPVAVSPRTQDAVYRAVGRGGIVLIGEGPKTRTTRMLEDERRKVARVAANVPIHIIHVGPDEDSVPLHKIASTLGSYKKALTKAEVYAVNNRVTSLTTKTGLAIPKGIDPTKVRAPRPR; encoded by the coding sequence ATGGCACGCCGAGACAAATCAGCCCCGAAGACTCCCAAGGAACCGGGCCGCATTAAGCAGATGTACCAGGTCTTCAAGATGACCAAACGGTACGACCCCAGCTCCGTTTGGTGGATGCTGCTGGCCTTTGTCGGCCCGCTCGCCGCCGTTGTCGTCACCGGTATCTTCATCTCTGGCAACAACGTCTTTGGCCTAATCCTCTGGATTATCTCCGGCCTTCTCGCCGGCCTGCTCGTCTTTCTCATAGTCCTGAGTCGCAAGGCAGAGCGCGCTGCATATTCGCAGATCAAGGGACAACCGGGCGCTGTCGGCGCCGTGCTCAAGAGCTCACTTCGTCGCGGCTGGACCGCAAGCGAGATTCCTGTCGCTGTGAGCCCTCGCACTCAGGATGCCGTCTACCGTGCCGTTGGCCGCGGTGGGATCGTCTTGATTGGCGAGGGCCCCAAGACGCGAACCACTCGCATGCTCGAGGACGAGCGCCGCAAGGTCGCCAGAGTTGCGGCCAATGTGCCGATTCACATAATCCACGTAGGCCCCGATGAGGACTCCGTGCCGCTCCACAAGATCGCCAGCACGCTCGGTAGCTACAAGAAGGCCCTCACCAAGGCCGAGGTCTATGCCGTCAACAACCGTGTGACATCGCTGACGACGAAGACGGGGCTGGCGATCCCCAAGGGCATCGACCCGACCAAGGTTCGCGCCCCGCGCCCACGCTAG
- the sucB gene encoding 2-oxoglutarate dehydrogenase, E2 component, dihydrolipoamide succinyltransferase, whose amino-acid sequence MSQSVNLPALGESVTEGTVTRWLKNVGDRVEVDEPLLEVSTDKVDTEIPSPVAGVIEEILVAEDETVEVGAPLVRIGDGSSDAAAPDATEPAAEAAPAAEAPAPEAAPAEPAEAQSAPAEPVSAGQPVAEQAPAAESAPAADAPGQSVVLPSLGESVTEGTVTRLLKKVGDTVEVDEPLLEISTDKVDTEIPSPISGIVQAIFVEEDQTIEVGAELLRIGSGAAAQSEPEAPAEQAAPAEEAAPAEEAAPEQATSEEAAPEQATSEPAGETEYLPSEVPAPAAPAAEAAPADAAPAAAPAEAAPAAAAAPAAQPAINAGYVTPLVRKLANEKGVDLSSLSGTGVGGRIRKEDVLAAAAPAAAPVEASAPAAVPAATATAVEVSELRGTTVPMTRLRKVVAERAVISMQSSAQLTTVIEVDVTKVAAFRTKVKDEFLEKTGTKLTFLPFFALATAEALKAYPIINATIDGENIVYPPQENISIAVDTERGLLTPVVRDAGSLDIAGLAAQIADLAERTRENKLKPDELAGGTFTLTNTGSRGALFDTPVVFLPQSAILGTGIVTKRPVVVSDSGSDSDAIAVRSMVYLALSYDHRIIDGADASRFLVMIKNRLEAGDFTNNLGI is encoded by the coding sequence ATGAGCCAATCCGTCAACCTCCCGGCACTGGGTGAGAGTGTCACCGAGGGCACGGTTACGCGCTGGTTGAAGAACGTCGGCGATCGGGTCGAGGTCGATGAGCCTCTGCTTGAGGTCTCAACCGACAAGGTCGATACCGAGATTCCGTCGCCCGTAGCCGGAGTCATCGAGGAGATCCTCGTTGCTGAGGACGAGACCGTCGAGGTTGGCGCTCCGCTCGTGCGCATCGGTGACGGCAGCAGCGACGCAGCAGCCCCGGACGCCACCGAGCCTGCAGCAGAAGCGGCTCCCGCCGCAGAAGCTCCAGCGCCTGAGGCGGCACCCGCTGAGCCTGCAGAGGCTCAGTCCGCGCCCGCCGAGCCCGTCTCCGCGGGTCAGCCCGTTGCCGAGCAGGCTCCTGCTGCCGAGTCTGCCCCGGCTGCGGATGCTCCCGGCCAGTCAGTCGTTCTCCCCTCGCTGGGTGAGAGTGTCACCGAGGGAACGGTAACCCGTCTTCTCAAGAAGGTCGGCGACACTGTTGAGGTGGACGAGCCTCTTCTCGAGATCTCCACGGACAAGGTCGACACCGAGATCCCGTCGCCCATCTCCGGGATCGTTCAGGCGATTTTCGTCGAAGAAGACCAGACGATCGAAGTGGGTGCAGAGCTTCTCCGCATCGGAAGCGGTGCAGCGGCCCAGTCCGAGCCTGAAGCGCCCGCCGAGCAGGCAGCACCCGCCGAGGAAGCAGCTCCCGCCGAGGAGGCAGCTCCCGAGCAGGCAACTTCCGAGGAGGCAGCTCCCGAGCAGGCAACTTCCGAGCCCGCTGGGGAGACCGAGTACCTCCCGTCTGAGGTTCCCGCTCCGGCAGCTCCGGCAGCTGAAGCAGCACCTGCGGATGCCGCACCCGCCGCAGCACCTGCCGAGGCTGCACCCGCCGCAGCAGCTGCACCCGCAGCGCAGCCTGCAATCAACGCCGGGTACGTCACCCCCCTCGTTCGCAAGCTTGCGAACGAAAAGGGCGTCGACCTTAGCTCTCTCTCCGGCACCGGTGTCGGCGGTCGCATCCGCAAAGAGGATGTGCTCGCAGCGGCAGCTCCTGCTGCTGCTCCGGTAGAAGCATCCGCTCCTGCTGCGGTTCCTGCCGCCACGGCGACCGCTGTGGAGGTTTCTGAGCTTCGCGGTACGACGGTTCCCATGACGCGCCTGCGCAAGGTCGTTGCCGAGCGCGCGGTTATCTCGATGCAGTCGTCTGCTCAGCTGACGACGGTCATTGAGGTCGACGTTACCAAGGTCGCTGCTTTCCGCACGAAGGTCAAGGACGAGTTCCTGGAGAAGACGGGTACGAAGCTTACGTTCCTGCCGTTCTTCGCTCTCGCAACAGCCGAGGCTCTGAAGGCATACCCGATCATCAACGCGACGATCGACGGTGAGAACATCGTCTACCCGCCGCAGGAGAACATCAGCATCGCGGTTGACACCGAGCGTGGCTTGCTGACACCGGTCGTGCGCGACGCGGGTTCGCTGGACATCGCCGGCCTGGCTGCACAAATCGCTGATCTCGCGGAGCGCACCCGCGAAAACAAGCTCAAGCCAGACGAGCTCGCTGGCGGAACGTTCACGCTAACCAACACCGGTTCGCGCGGCGCTCTGTTTGACACGCCCGTTGTGTTCCTGCCGCAGTCGGCAATCTTGGGCACCGGAATCGTGACCAAGCGTCCCGTCGTCGTCTCCGACAGCGGCAGCGACAGCGACGCGATCGCCGTTCGATCGATGGTTTACCTTGCTCTCTCGTATGACCACCGCATCATCGATGGAGCAGACGCTTCTCGATTCCTCGTGATGATCAAGAACCGCCTCGAGGCTGGTGACTTTACGAACAACCTCGGCATCTAG
- the glnA gene encoding type I glutamate--ammonia ligase, with protein MFTDSSEVLKFIKDNDVKFLDIRFTDLPGVQQHFNIPASTVDEDFFRDGQLFDGSSIRGFASIHESDMQLIPDVSTAYLDPFRAEKTLIMVFDIYNPRNGEVYGRDPRQVAKKAEKYLASTGIADTAYFAPEAEFYIFDDVRYETKQNSSFFSVDSEEGAWNTGRVEEGGNLGNKTPYKGGYFPVSPVDKQADLRDDISLKLIDAGLILERAHHEVGTGGQAEINYRFDTMVHAADDILKFKYIVKNTANDWGKTATFMPKPLFGDNGSGMHTHQSLWSDGKPLFYDEAGYGGLSDLARWYIGGLLAHAPAVLAFTNPTLNSYRRLVPGFEAPVNLVYSAGNRSAAIRIPITGTNPKAKRIEFRAPDASSNPYLAFAAQMMAGLDGIKNRIEPLAPVDKDLYELPPEEAKGIPQVPRGLAESLEALEADHEFLLQGNVFTKDLIETWIAYKREQEILPAAQRPTPIEYELYYGV; from the coding sequence ATGTTCACTGATTCGTCCGAGGTGCTCAAGTTCATCAAAGACAACGACGTGAAGTTTCTTGATATCCGCTTCACCGACCTGCCTGGTGTGCAACAGCACTTCAACATTCCGGCGTCAACAGTGGACGAGGACTTCTTTCGCGATGGCCAGCTCTTTGACGGCTCGTCGATCCGTGGCTTTGCCTCGATCCACGAGTCCGACATGCAGCTGATCCCCGACGTCAGCACCGCATACCTGGACCCGTTCCGCGCAGAGAAGACCCTCATCATGGTCTTCGACATCTACAACCCCCGCAACGGCGAGGTTTATGGCCGTGACCCGCGCCAGGTAGCCAAGAAGGCCGAGAAGTACCTGGCCTCCACAGGCATCGCCGACACCGCGTACTTCGCCCCCGAGGCCGAGTTCTACATCTTCGATGACGTCCGCTACGAGACCAAGCAGAACTCCAGTTTCTTTTCCGTTGACTCCGAAGAGGGCGCCTGGAACACCGGACGCGTCGAAGAGGGTGGAAACCTGGGCAACAAGACGCCTTACAAGGGCGGCTATTTTCCCGTCAGCCCCGTCGACAAGCAGGCGGACCTTCGCGACGACATCAGCCTCAAGCTGATCGACGCTGGCCTCATCCTGGAGCGCGCACACCACGAGGTGGGAACCGGCGGCCAGGCAGAGATCAACTACCGCTTCGACACGATGGTGCACGCGGCCGACGACATCCTCAAGTTCAAGTACATCGTCAAGAACACGGCGAACGACTGGGGCAAGACCGCAACGTTCATGCCCAAGCCCCTTTTCGGTGACAACGGATCGGGCATGCACACCCACCAGTCGCTCTGGAGCGACGGTAAGCCACTCTTCTACGACGAGGCTGGCTACGGCGGGCTCAGCGACCTGGCTCGCTGGTACATCGGTGGCCTGCTCGCGCACGCCCCCGCCGTTCTCGCGTTCACGAACCCGACACTCAACTCGTACCGACGCCTCGTGCCCGGCTTCGAGGCACCCGTCAACCTCGTGTACTCGGCCGGTAACCGCTCTGCGGCCATCCGCATCCCGATCACGGGTACCAACCCCAAGGCGAAGCGCATTGAGTTCCGCGCGCCCGACGCCTCGAGCAACCCGTACCTCGCCTTCGCGGCGCAGATGATGGCTGGCCTCGACGGCATCAAGAACCGCATCGAGCCGCTCGCCCCGGTCGACAAGGACCTCTACGAGCTTCCCCCCGAGGAGGCCAAGGGCATCCCGCAGGTTCCTCGCGGACTCGCGGAGTCGCTTGAGGCTCTTGAGGCTGACCACGAGTTCCTTCTTCAGGGCAACGTGTTCACCAAGGACCTCATTGAGACGTGGATCGCGTACAAGCGTGAGCAGGAGATTCTTCCCGCCGCGCAGCGCCCGACCCCGATCGAGTATGAGCTGTACTACGGCGTCTAA
- a CDS encoding RDD family protein, which produces MPSATQATPSVSSWPGQRLGLPETGPRSVARPLRRIAALLIDFALAALLSAVFFGYEQWASTLIFMATQVLFIPLTSGGIGHLCVGLRVVPIRGGWVGIWRPLVRTLLLALVIPALIWDADQRGLHDKITGTVLVRVR; this is translated from the coding sequence ATGCCATCAGCAACTCAGGCCACGCCGTCCGTCTCCTCATGGCCGGGTCAGCGGCTCGGCCTCCCCGAAACGGGCCCGCGTTCGGTCGCGAGGCCGCTGAGGCGGATTGCGGCCCTCCTCATTGACTTCGCCCTCGCGGCTCTACTCTCTGCCGTGTTCTTCGGTTACGAGCAGTGGGCGTCAACGCTGATCTTCATGGCGACCCAGGTTCTCTTTATCCCGCTGACCTCGGGCGGAATCGGCCACCTCTGCGTCGGCCTGAGGGTCGTTCCTATTCGCGGAGGCTGGGTGGGAATCTGGCGCCCCCTCGTGCGGACGTTACTACTCGCGCTCGTAATCCCTGCGCTTATTTGGGATGCCGACCAGCGCGGTCTTCACGACAAGATCACCGGAACGGTGCTTGTGCGGGTGCGGTAG